The DNA region GGCTAGTCTTCGTAGCCGCAGCCGATGGAGGCGGCGACAAATTCCGGGGACTCGCCGTTTCTGTACAGTACGTGGAGCGTATCGTCGTCCACAATGTCGTCCAGGTTTACGCCGCTGGTGGCGCTCAGTTCTTCTGCGATCCTGGTCTTGAAATTCTGGAAACCGGTGTGGATCATGTAGAACGATAGTGCGGATGTTCTATGGAGCAGTTTCATAAGACCTCCGTTTAGAATTCTGTTGCCCGAATGTCAACAAAACTAAACACAATGGTGTGTGAATTGTTGATACGTTGTTAAATCCTTGATGATAGTATAGATTTTTTAAGCCTAATTTCCCGAAAATAATGGAAAAGTGATTATTCCGGAATACTTTGAGCCATCAGTCCGGTGTCAGAGAGCCAGTGTTCCGGAGAAAGAGAGCCATAGCTATTAGCAAGGAAAGCTTATGGCAGGATAAAACTAGATGTTGGTCATTCAAAGCATTGCGTGTGCCTTTAAACTGATTGTAGGCAGGCGGCTCGCGCGAATAGGCTTATAAAATCCCGCGCGGTCCCAACATACTGTATTTGACCAAACAAATGAGCTATAAACAGGTGGCTCCACAGGTCCGGAATGATGGCTCCCATTTTTCCGGACTGGCGGCTCCGCCGCTCCGGAATAATCAGAAAAGTAAGAAAAGTGTATATGTCCTGCAGATTGAAAAATTTCGTGATTTTTTAGTACAAACGAAATAAAATGTCCTTTTAACCCTTTGAAATACAATAAGTTATCCTTTTCGAAAGACTGCGCCCTTCCCTACCGCGCATGTATGCAGGATCTATTCTATTTTGGAATAAAAAACAGGCATTTGGGAGGGTGCTGTTATTCACTGAAAAAAGCCGTCGTTTGTGAATAAACTGTTTAAAAGTAATTTTAAACACAACTTATCAACAATCGGCCTGGACAATTCACGTCTACTGAAAGGGTGGAAATTTTCTAAATTGCGTGCCATGAAAAGAGCTCTTGCCCTCCTCCTCATGACCTTGACTTTTGCTTTTGCTGATGACGTGAAGGCGACTCTGGCCTTGTCCGACAGCCAGATGGCTCTGTGGAACAAGGTCACCTCCCTGACTATGTCCCTGAAGTATGGCGAGGCTATGGAGGCCGCCAAGGAGTTCCGCAAGGCAAATGACGGTGCAGGCTGTGTGCTGGAAAACGTGGTTCGCATCAGCATGTACGACGACAAGGGTGATACTACCGCTCTCATCAAGGCCGGGAAGCAGCTGGAATCCTGCAAGGCGGAAGGCCTGTGGGAAGCCCTCCGCAAGTTTGAATTCGGCTACGTCCAGACGGAAACGGGCCACTCTGTCAAAGGCGCCATGACGACACGCTCTGCCGCCAAGATGTTCGAGGAATCCGACGAGCTGGACGCCAAGGCCTTCTACGCCATTTACGCCTATTACATCGACCAGAGTTTCAGCTGGGTTCCTTTCAAGTCCGACAATCGTGCCGCATACCTCAAGACTCTGGACGAAGCCTCCCAGAAATCCACCCGCTTCTGGCCGCTGTTCCTGACACCGCTTGTATGGATGTATTACGACAAGGAAGATTATGCCATGGGCGTCAAGCTTTGCGACCGCGGGCTGTCCAAGGCCCCCAGCCATCCGGTCCTTCTCCAGATGAAGGCCGACATGCTCTACCGCATGAAGCGTTACAATGATGCCGCATCCCTCTATGAATCCAGCGCTGCAAGCTACGAGAAACGCACTGGCAAGTCTATTCGCTACTGGTGTGCGGTGCTGAACTTGATCCGCATTTATCACGACGCAGGCAACCAGGAAAAATCCAGCGCCTGGAAAAACAAACTGGACGATCCTTCCTACAGGGCCCTTGAAAAGTGGATGCCCGGTTCCCTCATGGATGACTTGAACAAGCGCGACCTTATTTAAAGGCGTCCAGGTCCTCTGTTAAAATAATTTATCAAAAAAAGTTCGTACAAACGGGTACATCACAACGTGTTATAGGTATACACTCAACACGGAGGATGTATGCTTCAAAAAGCATTACGGATTGGATTCTTTCTGGACGGCTACACGCTAAAGAAAGTCAACGAATATTACAAGGTTCATCACAGATACCACTCTAACGTGGATTTCAGGGGACTCAAGAACTGGCTGGAGATGCACCTGTGCAAGGTCTTTTCCGATGGTAACAGGCGCGTGGAGATGGAGTGTCATTATTACCATCCCCATCGCAATCCCCACATTTATGGCAGCGCCGTAAGCGGGGTGCTTAAGCTGGAACACGAGCTTTGCACTGCCGGCTTCCAGGTCCACTACAGCAACATGACCGAGGACAACGGCATGATGGGCCCCAACCTGGGCCTGATGGAAGATGCCCTCCTGATCGCCTCCTATCACAAGATGGACATTGTGGTGCTTCTCAGTACCCAGGGCCAGTACGCTCCCCTTCCCGATAGGCTTCGCATGATGGGTGTGCCTACGGTTCTTCTGGGCTGGGACTTCGTCTACACCAAGGGGAAGAATGCTGTCCGCTGGAAGACGGATTCTGGCCTGCGGGATACCTGCGCCCACTATGTGGCCATGGAGAAGGTGATGGATATGGACCCCAAGTCGGACTTGCCTCCCCGTGGATTCTTCTTCCAGAAGGGCCGTGCCTTCGATCGTAGGCGGGACCCTATGTGGCGGGAGACCGTTTCCAAGATCCGCAGTCAGTTTGTGCCCAGGGCCCAGCAGGCGTAATCGTCTTGTATAAAACCAGGCGTAAAAAAAATCCCGCCTCATAAGGCGGGATCTTCAAACGTACTTTAAACTTCGATTAAAGCTTATCGTGCTGCTTCTTCTGCCAGTCGCTCTGGAAAATCCAGGTAACGCGGAGACCGATGCAGAAGGTGTCGCCGTCGTTATCGGTATCGTAGGTGCGGCTGCCATTGAGGTCATCAGCAAGCAGAACGCCTTCCACATCCAGTTCGTTGTAACGGATGTAGCGGTAACCTGCATAAAGGCCGATTGCAATGGGATCCAGTTCCAGGCGGACTTCGACTTCTGCTGCAAAGGTGCTGGCGAAGGTGCTGTAGTAGCGGTCGCGAGTATCTGCAGAGTTGGAGCCGTCGCTGACAGTGTAGTCAGCTGCCAGGTGGAAGTTGATCAGGTTGAAACCGATACCAGCAGCGGGAATGACGTTAATGAAGGTATGTTCGCCAAAGAGCTTCCAGCCGAACATCCAGTCTGCGCCGTAGGAGAACCACTTCACGTCGTAGAGGGGGAACTTCATGACGGTACTGCTGGCGGCGTCTTCGTCCGCATCAGCTGCTGCCACGGGGCTTGAGTTATAGGTCTTGCCGGGACGTTCGGAAACCTGTGTGGGCATGAAGTTGATGTCCATCCAGGTGAGGAACTGCTTGTACTGGGCACCGATGTTTACGTGGAGACCCAGGTAGTAGTCATCAAACTTGCTGTAACCCTTTGAGATGGATTTGTCAGCCTGGTAAGTCTGGGCTTCTTCGCTGCCTGCTTCGGCGAACTGACGGGTACCTTCGTAGAAGGCGGTCTTGTTCACGTAGGAAGCGAACTCGTCTGTCATCAGGCGGTAGTCAGCGCCAAAGGAAAGGAAACCACGGACGTGGTCCTTTTCATAAAAACCGTTGTCTTCCTCGGCGAGGGAAACAGTGGAAAGTGCCAGTACACTGAGGACGGCAGCTTTCAAAAAAGAGGTTATCTTTGTTTTCATAGTGAAAAAAATACATTAAGTTTTGGACTTGTGTAGGGAATTTTTTTCATAACACGTTAAAAATCAACGATTTACGAGTGTTTCGAGGCATCCAGGTGTTGAGTATTTGTGGAAAAATTGGGGCTCTTTTGGCTCTTGCCCTCCTTTTTACGGCCTGCAGGGAAGAAAAGCCTGTAATAAAGGAGAACGTATGGGATACCCATAGCCAGCTGTTCTGGGTGGATTCCGCCGGCGGGGAACGTGTGGCGGGAATTCGTTCCATTGTCGGGGCGGACACCCTGAAGAAACTTTTCGTGCTGCGGGATTCCGCTGCATTTAACGCAGGGAAAAATTTGCCGGCCGAACTTTCCGGTGCCATGGTTTTACGCACTCCGCTTAAGAGGGTGGCGGTACTGTCGTCGGCACAGATCGGCTACATGCTGCGCCTTGGTGTAGAGGACCGCATCGTGGCTGTAGGCGCCGGCAAGTACATTGCGGACTCCTCACTTTACGCGAAGGCCACCGCAGGCCAGCTGGTGGAGGTGAGCCCCGACGGAATGAACGTAGATTACGAGAAGCTAATCGCTTTAAAGCCGGACCTAGTCATGACTTTTGCTACAGGCGGCTCTCAGGACGATTACGACCGCATGGAAAAGCTGGGCATCCCCGTGATGCTTACCTCCGAATGGCAGGAAACTTCCGTGGCTGATAAGGCCAGCTGGTTGAGTCTTTATGGCGATCTGTTCGGCAAGGAAGCGCTGTCGGATTCCATTGAGAGAGAGTTTAAGTATGACTCGCTCGCAGCTTCACCTTGCGAAGGTCGTAAAGTTCTTGCGGGGATGAGCTACGGTGGCGTGTGGTATGCTCCCGGTGGCCGCAGCTATACCGCGGACCTTATCAAGAAAGCCGGTGGCTGCTACCTGTGGGCTTCAGACACTACCCGCGAGCTCCGCCTGACCATCGAGGATGTAATCGCTCTCGCAGACTCCGCGGACATGTGGGTTAATCCTGGAATGTTCGGCACTCCCGAGGAAATTCTGGCGGCAGAACCTCGTGCCGCCCATATCAAGGCTTTCAAGAACAAGAAGGTGTTCCAGAACGATGGACGTAAGGGACCCGGCGGTGGAAACGATTTCTTTGAAAGCGCCGTGGCGAGACCTATGGAATTGATCTGGAATTTGAGGGATTTATTCCTTGCGGATTTTCAATTACTGGCGGATAGCTCCGGCGGGGATGTAAAAAGTTTGCCTGGACTAACACCTCCAGTCCAGTCCCCTTCCGAGAAGGGGCCGAATAAGGCTCAAAGCGAATATTTGCCCTACACATGGTACCACAACATTTTCTAATATTTACGATATGAAACCACATACAGGTATTGGTGACTGGATTGCAGCGAATTACGAGCTGGGTACCCCGTTCTTACAGCAGGTGCCCCGTGATTGTGCTGACTATTTGCTTTTGAACGCCCAGATTCGTGAATACGATGCTGGGGACGTAATCATCAATGGCGGAAGCATTGGTGATTCCTTCTGCGTGCTTCAGAGTGGCCGCGCCTTCATTTGCGGTCAGATTCTGCCTGATGGGCATTACAACACGCTGGCTGCAGTTGAAGCCGGCGCCTGCTTTGGTGAAATGTCCATCATCTGTAACGAGGAGACCAGCAATACGGTGATTGCTGCCGAAGATGGCTGTACCGTGCTTGTCATCCCTCGCGATGAATTCGTGAAGTTCCTGGACAAGAACCCCAACATCATGGTTTACCTGTACAAGGTGGTGGCTGACCGTCTCCGCGCCAAGAACAAGGCCTTCGATGAATTCGAACGTCTGTCCCTGCTGGCTTCCGGAAAGGTGCTTCCCTTTATCGATTTTGCTCAGACCATGGAAAAGAGCCGCGTCACTGGCACCGTCATTTTCGAATGCAACGGCGAGAAGGGCTTCATTGCCTTCCAGGATGGTCGTATCTGCTGCGCCAAGTGTGGCAAACTGGCAGGTCCGGACGCTTTCGAGAAGATGCTCTCCTGGGGTGACGAAACACTTTACAAGCTTGATACTCACTTGATGCCTGAAATCGTGAATATCAACCAGATGACTGATACTACCAGCCTCATTCTGGATGCGCTCAGAAATATTGATGAAAAACAAAGCGCTCAGCACTAAGCTGGGCAATAACCCTGCCCGAACCTAGGGCAAAGGATAAAACGATGAACTACGCAGACGCAGGTGTATCCCTGGCTCGCGCCGACGAAGCAATGGTCGGTGTCAAGAAGTCCGTACGTACCACTTTCAACGAAGGCGTTCTCGGTGACGTTGGCAACTTCGGTGGCCTGTTCACTCTGAACCACCTGGGCATGAAGGACCCCGTGCTGGTCAGCTCCGTTGACGGCGTTGGCACCAAGCTGAAGGTCGATATCGAAATGGGTACCCACACCCTGCCTGGTCAGGACATCGTGAACCACTGCTGCGACGATATTCTCGTACAGGGTGCTCGTCCGCTGTTCTTCCTGGACTACGTGGCTACCGGCCGTCTGGAACCGGGTGTCATGGACCAGCTGGTCGCAGGTATGGCTAAGGCTTGCCGCGAAAACGGTCTCGTCCTCATCGGCGGTGAAACTGCAGAAATGCCG from Fibrobacter sp. UWEL includes:
- a CDS encoding M48 family metallopeptidase, whose amino-acid sequence is MKRALALLLMTLTFAFADDVKATLALSDSQMALWNKVTSLTMSLKYGEAMEAAKEFRKANDGAGCVLENVVRISMYDDKGDTTALIKAGKQLESCKAEGLWEALRKFEFGYVQTETGHSVKGAMTTRSAAKMFEESDELDAKAFYAIYAYYIDQSFSWVPFKSDNRAAYLKTLDEASQKSTRFWPLFLTPLVWMYYDKEDYAMGVKLCDRGLSKAPSHPVLLQMKADMLYRMKRYNDAASLYESSAASYEKRTGKSIRYWCAVLNLIRIYHDAGNQEKSSAWKNKLDDPSYRALEKWMPGSLMDDLNKRDLI
- a CDS encoding cyclic nucleotide-binding domain-containing protein, translated to MKPHTGIGDWIAANYELGTPFLQQVPRDCADYLLLNAQIREYDAGDVIINGGSIGDSFCVLQSGRAFICGQILPDGHYNTLAAVEAGACFGEMSIICNEETSNTVIAAEDGCTVLVIPRDEFVKFLDKNPNIMVYLYKVVADRLRAKNKAFDEFERLSLLASGKVLPFIDFAQTMEKSRVTGTVIFECNGEKGFIAFQDGRICCAKCGKLAGPDAFEKMLSWGDETLYKLDTHLMPEIVNINQMTDTTSLILDALRNIDEKQSAQH
- a CDS encoding NYN domain-containing protein encodes the protein MLQKALRIGFFLDGYTLKKVNEYYKVHHRYHSNVDFRGLKNWLEMHLCKVFSDGNRRVEMECHYYHPHRNPHIYGSAVSGVLKLEHELCTAGFQVHYSNMTEDNGMMGPNLGLMEDALLIASYHKMDIVVLLSTQGQYAPLPDRLRMMGVPTVLLGWDFVYTKGKNAVRWKTDSGLRDTCAHYVAMEKVMDMDPKSDLPPRGFFFQKGRAFDRRRDPMWRETVSKIRSQFVPRAQQA
- a CDS encoding ABC transporter substrate-binding protein, translated to MALALLFTACREEKPVIKENVWDTHSQLFWVDSAGGERVAGIRSIVGADTLKKLFVLRDSAAFNAGKNLPAELSGAMVLRTPLKRVAVLSSAQIGYMLRLGVEDRIVAVGAGKYIADSSLYAKATAGQLVEVSPDGMNVDYEKLIALKPDLVMTFATGGSQDDYDRMEKLGIPVMLTSEWQETSVADKASWLSLYGDLFGKEALSDSIEREFKYDSLAASPCEGRKVLAGMSYGGVWYAPGGRSYTADLIKKAGGCYLWASDTTRELRLTIEDVIALADSADMWVNPGMFGTPEEILAAEPRAAHIKAFKNKKVFQNDGRKGPGGGNDFFESAVARPMELIWNLRDLFLADFQLLADSSGGDVKSLPGLTPPVQSPSEKGPNKAQSEYLPYTWYHNIF